The following are encoded in a window of Pseudomonadota bacterium genomic DNA:
- the lepA gene encoding translation elongation factor 4 translates to MENIRNFSIIAHIDHGKSTLADRFIQMCNMVTAREFKDQLLDSMDIERERGITIKSQTICLPYKARNGKKYILNLVDTPGHVDFSYEVSRALASCEGALLLIDAAQGVEAQTLANLYLALENNLEVIPVMNKIDLPSADPDEVTIQIADDLGLDIDLIQRCSAKTGQGVAEVLEAVVNLLPPPTGDPDKPLEALIFDANYDPYRGTIISCRIFEGRVKAGDTIMFMSNGATYRVEEVGLFHLTRFPQKELLAGQIGYILAGVKTVNDTKPGDTITIKSNPCKKPLPGFKEVQPVVFSSIYPISTDDYEDLATALEKLKLNDAALTFQKDSSTALGFGFRCGFLGLLHLEVVQERLEREFDIPLILTVPTVVYHFFLQDGSSLEIDNPAHFPDPTVIDRTEEPYIKATILMPERYMGPVMNLCMERRGENTTHHYPTPGRIELSCELPLAEVIYDFYDKLKSITQGYGSFDYELFDYRPSDLVKLDILVNSEKVDALSQLTHRAKARERGLHACEMLKEEIPRQMFKIAIQAAIGGSVVARTNVSALRKDVTAKCYGGDITRKRKLLEKQKAGKKRMKTVGNVEIPQKAFLAVLKSDQS, encoded by the coding sequence ATGGAAAACATCAGAAATTTCAGCATCATCGCCCACATCGATCATGGCAAATCAACCCTTGCCGACCGCTTTATCCAGATGTGCAACATGGTCACCGCCCGTGAATTCAAAGACCAGCTGCTCGACAGCATGGATATTGAACGGGAACGGGGAATAACCATCAAGAGCCAGACCATCTGCCTGCCCTACAAGGCCAGAAACGGCAAAAAATACATTCTCAACCTGGTGGATACCCCCGGGCATGTTGATTTCAGCTACGAGGTTTCCAGGGCTCTCGCCTCCTGCGAAGGCGCCCTGCTCTTGATCGATGCCGCCCAGGGCGTCGAAGCCCAGACCCTTGCCAACCTGTACCTTGCCCTTGAGAATAACCTGGAAGTTATCCCGGTCATGAACAAGATAGATCTGCCCTCAGCCGATCCCGACGAAGTGACAATCCAGATCGCCGACGACCTTGGCCTTGATATCGACCTTATTCAGAGATGCTCGGCAAAAACCGGCCAGGGGGTCGCTGAAGTTCTTGAGGCTGTTGTCAATCTTCTCCCCCCGCCCACCGGAGACCCGGACAAACCTCTTGAGGCGCTCATCTTCGATGCCAACTATGACCCCTACCGGGGGACAATCATCTCCTGTCGAATCTTCGAGGGCAGGGTAAAAGCCGGCGACACCATCATGTTCATGTCAAACGGTGCAACATACCGGGTTGAGGAGGTCGGTCTTTTTCACCTGACCAGATTTCCTCAAAAGGAATTGCTCGCCGGACAGATCGGCTATATCCTGGCCGGGGTTAAAACCGTCAACGACACCAAACCCGGCGACACCATTACCATCAAATCGAACCCTTGCAAGAAACCTTTACCTGGTTTCAAGGAAGTCCAGCCGGTGGTTTTCTCTTCAATCTATCCGATCTCCACAGATGACTACGAAGATCTGGCGACCGCCCTCGAAAAACTGAAACTCAATGACGCCGCTTTAACCTTCCAGAAAGACAGCTCAACAGCTCTCGGCTTCGGTTTTCGCTGTGGATTCCTGGGACTGCTTCATCTTGAAGTCGTCCAGGAACGGCTGGAAAGAGAATTTGACATTCCGCTGATTCTTACCGTGCCCACTGTCGTCTATCATTTTTTCCTGCAGGACGGCTCATCCCTTGAAATTGACAACCCGGCCCATTTCCCCGACCCTACGGTGATCGACCGGACCGAAGAGCCCTATATCAAGGCGACCATCCTGATGCCGGAACGCTACATGGGGCCAGTCATGAACCTGTGCATGGAGAGACGGGGAGAAAACACCACCCATCATTATCCTACTCCGGGAAGGATAGAACTTTCCTGTGAACTTCCCCTTGCCGAGGTTATCTACGACTTCTACGACAAGCTCAAATCCATTACTCAGGGTTACGGATCATTCGACTACGAACTTTTTGACTACCGTCCCAGCGATCTGGTAAAATTGGACATCCTGGTAAACAGTGAGAAGGTCGATGCCCTGTCCCAGCTCACTCACCGGGCCAAAGCAAGGGAAAGAGGGCTCCATGCCTGCGAAATGCTGAAAGAAGAAATCCCGCGCCAGATGTTCAAAATTGCCATCCAGGCCGCCATCGGCGGCTCCGTGGTAGCCAGAACCAACGTCTCTGCACTCCGGAAGGATGTCACCGCAAAATGTTATGGCGGGGATATCACCCGAAAAAGGAAGTTGCTTGAAAAACAGAAGGCCGGCAAGAAAAGAATGAAGACTGTCGGCAATGTGGAAATTCCCCAGAAGGCATTCCTGGCGGTCCTGAAATCAGACCAGTCTTGA
- the yihA gene encoding ribosome biogenesis GTP-binding protein YihA/YsxC: MGETCQVSFVTSAFNNSQLPDAELPEIAFAGRSNVGKSSLINKLINRRSLVKVSSRPGKTQSLNYFRVGDDLYLVDLPGYGFAKVPRKIKNDWQGLITSYLEKRETLCCVVVIIDVRHPPKPQDRELVGWLQSIPLPFLLVYTKSDKLSRNQANRQARILDAGFNVGPAERVVFSAKTGDGLGELISSLERYFDIS; encoded by the coding sequence CTGGGAGAGACCTGTCAGGTCAGTTTTGTCACGAGCGCTTTCAATAATTCCCAGCTTCCTGATGCTGAATTGCCGGAAATCGCCTTTGCCGGCAGATCCAATGTGGGGAAGTCGAGTCTGATCAATAAGCTGATCAACCGGCGCAGTCTGGTCAAGGTGAGTTCCAGGCCCGGCAAGACCCAGAGTCTTAATTATTTCAGGGTCGGCGATGATCTGTATCTCGTCGACCTGCCGGGGTATGGATTTGCCAAGGTTCCGAGGAAGATCAAAAATGACTGGCAGGGATTGATCACCAGCTACCTTGAGAAACGTGAAACGCTCTGTTGTGTGGTGGTGATTATCGATGTGCGTCATCCCCCAAAGCCCCAGGACCGTGAATTGGTGGGCTGGCTCCAGAGTATTCCCCTTCCTTTCCTTCTGGTCTACACAAAGTCCGACAAGTTGTCGCGGAACCAGGCGAACCGCCAGGCGAGAATCCTTGACGCAGGGTTCAATGTGGGTCCCGCCGAGCGGGTTGTTTTTTCCGCAAAGACCGGAGATGGGCTTGGCGAACTTATCTCTTCTCTTGAACGATATTTTGATATTTCTTGA
- a CDS encoding ATP phosphoribosyltransferase: protein MKILKLGIPKGSLEKATIELFEKSGWRIKLSSRNYFPEVDDDELSCSICRPQEMSRYVEQGILDAGITGKDWILENDSDVVVVDDLVYSKVSRKPTRWVIAVPGDSEIKTIQDLEGKKISTELVNYTKKFFAQNNINVEIEFSWGATEAKVVSKLADAIVEVTETESTIRAHGLKVIHEMMTSNTQFIANREAWEDPWKQQKIRNIAMLLQGALRADKIVGLKMNVPDEKLDTVIKILPSMNAPTIARLYQKEWYSVETVISEHQVRDLIPALLQAGAEGIIEYSLNKVI, encoded by the coding sequence ATGAAGATATTGAAACTCGGGATACCCAAAGGGAGTCTGGAAAAGGCAACGATTGAGCTTTTCGAGAAGTCCGGCTGGCGGATCAAGCTTTCCTCGCGTAATTATTTTCCGGAGGTTGATGATGACGAGTTGAGCTGTTCCATCTGCCGCCCCCAGGAGATGTCGAGATATGTCGAGCAGGGGATTCTCGATGCAGGAATTACCGGGAAGGACTGGATTCTTGAAAATGATTCCGATGTGGTTGTGGTCGATGATCTCGTATATTCAAAGGTGAGCAGAAAACCTACCCGATGGGTTATTGCCGTGCCGGGGGATTCCGAAATCAAGACTATTCAGGATTTGGAAGGAAAGAAGATCTCCACGGAACTTGTCAACTATACCAAAAAGTTTTTTGCGCAGAACAACATCAATGTTGAGATTGAATTCTCTTGGGGGGCCACGGAAGCCAAGGTGGTTTCGAAACTGGCGGATGCCATTGTTGAAGTGACTGAAACGGAAAGCACGATCCGGGCTCATGGTCTGAAGGTTATCCATGAAATGATGACTTCGAATACCCAGTTCATCGCCAACCGGGAGGCCTGGGAAGATCCATGGAAACAGCAGAAGATCAGGAATATCGCGATGCTGCTGCAGGGGGCTTTAAGGGCGGACAAGATTGTGGGGCTTAAAATGAATGTCCCCGATGAAAAGCTCGACACCGTCATCAAGATTCTGCCCAGCATGAATGCACCTACCATTGCCCGTCTTTACCAGAAGGAATGGTATTCGGTCGAGACCGTGATTTCCGAGCATCAGGTGAGAGACCTGATCCCTGCCTTGCTTCAGGCCGGGGCTGAGGGAATTATTGAGTATTCCCTCAATAAAGTGATCTGA
- the hisI gene encoding phosphoribosyl-AMP cyclohydrolase, which translates to MDALNFSKGNGLIPAIAQDHATGEILMMAYINEESWRKTIETGKAHYWSRSRGQLWLKGESSGHVQLIREILVDCDEDTVVFKVEQLGGAACHKGYHSCFFRRVAGDAFAVKDERVFDPQEVYKK; encoded by the coding sequence ATGGATGCATTGAATTTTTCAAAAGGAAACGGGCTCATTCCCGCCATCGCCCAGGATCATGCCACCGGCGAAATATTGATGATGGCCTATATCAATGAAGAGTCGTGGCGAAAAACCATTGAAACCGGCAAGGCTCATTACTGGAGTCGGTCTCGCGGGCAGCTCTGGCTGAAAGGTGAAAGTTCCGGCCACGTCCAGCTGATCAGGGAAATCCTTGTCGACTGTGATGAGGATACGGTTGTTTTCAAAGTTGAACAGCTTGGCGGCGCGGCGTGTCATAAAGGCTATCACAGTTGTTTCTTCAGGAGAGTCGCCGGTGATGCATTCGCTGTAAAAGATGAAAGGGTTTTTGATCCGCAGGAGGTTTACAAAAAATGA
- a CDS encoding RND transporter, with the protein MKSFLSKIPAIPLGVAALFMLLAPFSPMPHAFEKISLLFNGQLSKPIDIFDLFFHLTPALLLLLKLVMPAETTKDIQ; encoded by the coding sequence ATGAAAAGCTTTTTATCTAAAATTCCCGCCATCCCACTCGGTGTTGCAGCGCTCTTCATGCTTCTCGCCCCCTTTTCCCCCATGCCCCATGCCTTTGAGAAAATCTCGCTACTTTTTAACGGGCAACTTTCAAAACCCATTGATATATTTGACCTGTTCTTTCATCTCACACCGGCCCTGCTTCTCTTGTTAAAACTCGTGATGCCGGCTGAAACAACAAAGGACATCCAATAA
- a CDS encoding peptidylprolyl isomerase: MQQHVQEGDFITVVYDGILDNGEIFETSSDTGPLEFTVGLGNVMAAFENGVLGMCKGETREIKVSPEEGFGPHNPELTQTIDRDSLGTNIEPKIGMVLGMTLEKDGQTHQVPAMVVDISGDQVIVDYNHPLAGRELTYRITVKDIKAPGIVSADQACGCN, from the coding sequence ATGCAGCAACATGTACAGGAAGGCGATTTCATCACCGTTGTTTATGATGGGATCCTCGATAACGGCGAAATTTTCGAAACTTCAAGCGATACAGGCCCCCTGGAGTTTACCGTCGGTCTCGGCAATGTAATGGCCGCCTTCGAGAACGGCGTGCTCGGCATGTGCAAAGGTGAAACCAGAGAGATAAAGGTCTCTCCGGAGGAAGGCTTCGGCCCGCACAACCCTGAACTGACCCAGACCATTGACCGGGATTCCCTAGGGACAAACATAGAGCCAAAAATCGGAATGGTTCTGGGAATGACCCTTGAAAAAGATGGCCAGACCCACCAGGTTCCGGCCATGGTTGTTGATATCTCAGGCGATCAGGTGATTGTTGACTACAATCACCCGCTGGCCGGCAGGGAACTGACCTACAGAATTACCGTTAAGGATATCAAGGCGCCGGGTATAGTTTCTGCGGACCAGGCGTGCGGCTGCAACTGA
- the thiD gene encoding bifunctional hydroxymethylpyrimidine kinase/phosphomethylpyrimidine kinase, with the protein MTQAPAALLIIAGSDPSGGAGIQADLKTAATIGVYGAAAITSLTVQNTEGVFSANPVEPSLVKEQVEKVLADLPVSHIKTGMLGNSGITGTVGEILARFEGVVVCDPILHSSSGKSLLEGASVHDLRKHIISRATAITPNFPELKALSGHELANDDDMRYAVERLFTKHPALKVVVVKGGHRDMSSAEVSDFLFRRTEGEILESRSARRRVTTSNTHGTGCTFATALTAYHMQTGDWTRSFELAGEYVQEILIASAGIQLGKGTGPLQHHLFSR; encoded by the coding sequence ATGACCCAAGCTCCCGCCGCCCTTTTGATCATAGCCGGTTCCGACCCTTCCGGCGGCGCCGGCATCCAGGCCGACCTGAAGACGGCAGCCACCATCGGCGTATATGGCGCTGCAGCAATCACCAGCCTCACCGTCCAGAACACGGAAGGGGTGTTCTCGGCAAATCCTGTGGAGCCATCCCTGGTAAAGGAGCAGGTGGAAAAGGTCCTCGCCGATCTGCCGGTCAGTCATATCAAAACCGGCATGCTCGGAAACTCCGGGATCACCGGAACAGTGGGTGAAATTCTGGCCCGGTTTGAGGGGGTTGTGGTTTGTGATCCTATTCTGCATTCCTCCTCCGGAAAATCATTGCTTGAGGGCGCTTCCGTTCACGATCTGAGAAAACACATCATCTCTCGCGCCACTGCCATCACCCCGAATTTTCCCGAACTGAAAGCTCTTTCCGGCCACGAATTAGCCAACGACGATGATATGCGCTATGCGGTGGAACGTCTGTTCACCAAGCACCCTGCACTGAAAGTGGTTGTCGTTAAAGGAGGCCACCGCGATATGAGTTCGGCAGAGGTTAGCGACTTCTTGTTCCGGAGAACGGAGGGAGAAATTCTCGAAAGCAGGTCTGCCAGAAGAAGGGTGACCACCTCAAACACCCACGGCACCGGTTGCACTTTTGCTACAGCACTGACCGCTTACCATATGCAGACAGGCGACTGGACCAGATCATTTGAACTGGCGGGGGAATATGTACAGGAGATTCTCATCGCAAGTGCCGGAATTCAACTCGGCAAAGGCACAGGCCCCCTGCAGCATCATCTGTTCAGTAGATGA